A genomic segment from Ptychodera flava strain L36383 chromosome 19, AS_Pfla_20210202, whole genome shotgun sequence encodes:
- the LOC139119353 gene encoding ADP-ribosyl cyclase/cyclic ADP-ribose hydrolase-like: protein MIRDKNCTELWGLFHNSFAYRDPCDVSVDQFEEFMIAVSHDHPVDSTLFWDGWDVYSAVRQYGFQGRRKTDLDITLPGYMITSLSFCGSKTDPSGMNMSVCPAAGECAFGIGSLEAFWAKASYNFAEHARGTAGVFFNSNRPGGSFYLNNSFFTEFELKTLTKEDVSRFEITLITFLNEKPGDTCSSDNIQQLKQILVSKEIPHTCHENPREVLHMLCIDDVDNENCVGLLTSRSHRPITTVLSSSIIVTWIYIVFQLNSSSDFLPM, encoded by the exons ATGATAAG GGATAAGAATTGCACTGAATTGTGGGGATTATTTCacaattcatttgcatatcgcGACCCCTGTGACGTCAGTGTGGACCAGTTTGAAGAATTCATGATAGCTGTTAGCCACGATCACCCTGTTGACTCG ACGCTGTTCTGGGATGGTTGGGATGTCTATAGTGCTGTCAGGCAATATGGCTTCCAAGGCAGACGTAAAACCGATCTTGACATAACGTTGCCAGGTTACATGATCACTTCTTTGTCGTTTTGTGGTTCGAAGACCGATCCAAGCGGTATGAACATGTCAGTTTGCCCTGCTGCAGGGGAATGCGCTTTCGGTATCGGCAGTCTAGAAGCTTTCTGGGCCAAAGCGTCTTACAAT TTTGCAGAACATGCAAGAGGCACTGCTGGGGTATTCTTTAACAGCAATAGGCCTGGTGGGTCATTCTATTTGAACAACAG CTTTTTCACTGAGTTTGAATTGAAAACCCTCACCAAAGAAGATGTCAGCCGTTTTGAAATCACTCTGATCACCTTCCTAAACGAAAAGCCAGG TGACACTTGTTCTTCGGATAATATTCAACAACTGAAACAAATTCTCGTCAGCAAGGAAATACCTCATACTTGCCATGAAAACCCGAG GGAAGTTCTTCACATGCTGTGTATCGATGATGTCGATAATGAAAACTGTGTCGGATTATTGACAAGCAGAAGTCATCGGCCAATCACAACTGTTCTCTCATCAAGCATCATCGTCACGTGGATTTACATTGTCTTCCAGCTGAACAGTAGTAGTGATTTCTTACCCATGTGA